In Liquorilactobacillus hordei DSM 19519, the following proteins share a genomic window:
- a CDS encoding GNAT family N-acetyltransferase, protein MFTYKIDSEVSLALPRPKIDAAPLFQIIKESHEELQVWLPWVPSLKSIEDEETFLSGVLKNFGNERSLNTVILYRDTPVGMISFNKFNTTNQCADIGYWLGTKHVGNGIVHRAVAGMCTIGFTDYDIHKIEIHAAVENVRSNQVAKKAGFHLDGLLRANELLADGFHDENVWSLLKEEWEKH, encoded by the coding sequence ATGTTTACATACAAAATTGATTCTGAAGTTAGTCTAGCGTTACCCAGACCCAAAATCGACGCCGCACCTCTTTTTCAAATTATTAAAGAGAGTCACGAAGAATTACAGGTTTGGTTGCCTTGGGTTCCCTCACTGAAAAGTATTGAAGATGAAGAAACATTTCTTAGTGGTGTCTTAAAAAACTTTGGTAATGAACGCTCATTAAATACAGTTATTCTATACCGAGACACCCCTGTAGGAATGATTAGCTTCAACAAATTTAACACAACAAACCAATGTGCGGATATAGGTTATTGGCTAGGAACTAAACATGTAGGTAATGGAATTGTTCACCGCGCCGTTGCCGGAATGTGTACGATTGGATTTACAGACTATGATATTCATAAAATCGAAATTCATGCAGCAGTGGAAAACGTACGCAGTAATCAAGTTGCAAAAAAAGCTGGTTTCCATCTTGATGGCTTACTTCGAGCAAACGAGTTGCTAGCTGATGGATTCCATGATGAAAATGTTTGGTCATTGCTTAAAGAAGAATGGGAAAAGCACTAG
- a CDS encoding zinc-binding dehydrogenase, which produces MKALYFNNFGDNSVLKYGNIQSPQINAEQILVKTQFIGLNFADIYRRRGTYHIEKHHPYINGYEALGEVVAVGSHINDFKLGDTVFFVDVPFANAEYVSVPSENAIIVPENLDPKIIASVGLQGLTADFLAHDLGKNLPGNNVFIHGISGGVGQILSQMLTSDGINVYGITSTLAKQTLALQQGAVKIFLRNTPWNQNLNGKFDTIYDGVGKTLEQSLALATNKGKVIFYGMSGGNPPKIDPIKLLNQSKSILTGDLWDYLSNAIERKKRSQRLFSYFQENKIKISEPTIFSLADGQKAYEYLESGKSAGKILLKP; this is translated from the coding sequence ATGAAAGCACTATATTTTAATAATTTTGGAGATAACTCTGTTTTGAAGTATGGAAATATTCAGTCACCCCAAATAAATGCGGAGCAAATATTAGTTAAAACTCAATTTATTGGATTGAATTTTGCCGATATTTATCGTCGACGTGGCACATATCACATTGAAAAACACCATCCTTACATTAATGGTTACGAGGCACTTGGCGAAGTTGTTGCAGTTGGTAGCCATATTAATGACTTCAAGTTAGGAGATACTGTCTTCTTTGTTGATGTGCCTTTCGCTAATGCAGAATATGTCAGCGTTCCGTCTGAAAATGCAATTATAGTCCCTGAAAACCTAGATCCAAAAATAATTGCTTCTGTTGGCCTACAGGGATTAACTGCTGATTTTCTAGCACATGATCTCGGAAAAAACCTTCCCGGTAACAATGTATTCATTCACGGCATCAGTGGCGGTGTTGGCCAGATATTGTCACAAATGCTAACCAGTGATGGTATAAATGTTTATGGGATCACCTCAACACTTGCAAAGCAAACATTGGCTCTTCAACAAGGAGCGGTCAAAATTTTCTTAAGAAATACTCCTTGGAATCAGAATTTGAACGGAAAATTTGATACTATTTATGACGGTGTAGGAAAAACACTTGAACAGAGTCTAGCTCTTGCAACTAACAAAGGAAAAGTCATTTTTTATGGTATGTCTGGAGGAAATCCTCCAAAAATTGATCCCATTAAACTATTAAATCAATCAAAAAGCATCCTGACTGGAGACTTGTGGGATTATCTGAGTAATGCAATCGAACGAAAGAAGCGCAGTCAAAGATTATTTTCTTATTTTCAAGAAAATAAGATAAAGATTAGTGAACCAACAATTTTTTCATTAGCTGATGGTCAAAAAGCCTATGAGTATTTAGAATCTGGAAAAAGTGCTGGTAAAATTTTATTAAAGCCTTGA
- a CDS encoding SAP domain-containing protein → MQLTKNDLAKHYFYKTELIQLCRERRLPTYGTKAELNYYLSCYLDGIPSKEIQPLRTNNRKALTKTDINLETKLIGEGFTFNEHARLFFANYYHVKKFSFKKEMAIIKRRVETQNQTEYTVRDLIKELKNSKKIVNTPEEQTYQRNSHQNIQPNKLLSNRLMYLMQYLLLI, encoded by the coding sequence ATGCAATTAACAAAAAACGACCTAGCAAAACACTATTTTTATAAGACTGAATTAATCCAATTATGCCGTGAACGTAGATTACCAACATATGGAACAAAGGCTGAATTAAACTATTATTTATCTTGCTACTTAGATGGCATACCTTCAAAAGAAATCCAACCTCTACGCACAAATAATCGAAAAGCTCTAACAAAAACTGATATAAACTTAGAAACGAAATTAATTGGAGAAGGCTTCACGTTTAATGAGCACGCTCGTCTCTTCTTTGCCAACTATTATCATGTTAAAAAATTCAGTTTTAAAAAAGAAATGGCAATTATCAAACGACGAGTTGAAACCCAAAATCAGACAGAATACACTGTCAGAGACCTAATAAAAGAACTTAAGAATTCTAAAAAAATAGTTAACACACCAGAGGAACAAACTTATCAAAGGAACTCTCATCAAAATATTCAGCCGAACAAGTTGCTTTCCAACAGACTGATGTATCTAATGCAATATCTGTTGCTGATTTGA
- a CDS encoding SDR family NAD(P)-dependent oxidoreductase — MHEVTKDAWDRIMAIDVKSVYLMTKEFVPDMIEQKAGTIVNTASISGLTGDYNMAAYDAAKRSISKSGSCNGP; from the coding sequence TTGCATGAAGTTACCAAAGATGCTTGGGATCGAATCATGGCAATTGATGTAAAATCAGTTTACTTGATGACAAAAGAATTTGTACCTGACATGATAGAACAAAAAGCAGGTACAATTGTTAATACTGCTTCTATCTCTGGATTAACCGGTGATTATAATATGGCCGCTTATGATGCTGCTAAAAGGAGCATTAGTAAATCTGGTTCGTGCAATGGCCCTTGA
- a CDS encoding SDR family oxidoreductase yields MALDYGKYGIRVNNVNPGPTMTPYV; encoded by the coding sequence ATGGCCCTTGATTACGGTAAATATGGGATTAGGGTTAACAATGTTAATCCCGGTCCAACAATGACCCCCTATGTTTAA
- a CDS encoding SDR family oxidoreductase, whose protein sequence is MFKANPQSIIDTFKQASPLGKLAEADDIARVMYFLSSDESNPITGENIPVSAGFEVYSGQPVQK, encoded by the coding sequence ATGTTTAAAGCCAATCCTCAATCAATAATTGATACCTTCAAACAGGCTAGCCCACTTGGAAAATTAGCGGAAGCAGATGATATTGCTCGTGTTATGTATTTCTTATCCTCTGATGAATCTAATCCAATTACTGGTGAAAATATTCCTGTTTCTGCTGGCTTTGAAGTTTATAGCGGCCAACCCGTTCAAAAATAA
- a CDS encoding winged helix-turn-helix transcriptional regulator yields the protein MQGCPVESTLQIISGKWKAVILYHLIKNKICHFGELQRTMKDCSRRMLALQLKEPEIDGIIEKTIYPVMPPKTDYKLTSFWKTLIPVIKSMEKWGNLYNQSVDRKK from the coding sequence ATTCAAGGTTGTCCTGTAGAGAGTACTCTTCAAATAATCTCCGGCAAATGGAAAGCAGTAATTCTGTATCATCTCATTAAGAATAAAATCTGCCATTTTGGAGAACTACAACGTACTATGAAAGATTGTTCTCGCAGAATGCTGGCACTTCAGCTAAAAGAGCCAGAAATTGATGGCATAATTGAAAAAACTATCTATCCTGTAATGCCTCCAAAAACAGATTACAAATTAACTTCTTTTTGGAAAACACTAATTCCTGTAATTAAATCAATGGAAAAATGGGGGAACTTGTATAATCAAAGTGTAGACCGTAAAAAGTGA
- a CDS encoding IS3 family transposase, producing the protein MRRDYPFITLLKVAGLARSTYYYHLACLNRPDKYRQVKQIIRQEFARSHQTYGYRRMRFVLKQHHVKLCLETVRKIMFSMGLKVTLFSKHSGRYNSYHGHVGQVVPNLLKQQFKAHKPYTVLHTDVSQFKLTCGKWGYISTVIDEASNEVLAAKVSSTPNRVLIDQTLETVIKKIPATTKPILHSDQGWQYQMTNYQAKLRHHHFIQSMSRKGNCLDNAPVESFFSMLKRECLRRIKVTSLNELSTLVEHYVAWYNTQRISLKRHGLTPVEYRKQYLTNN; encoded by the coding sequence TTGCGGCGTGATTATCCCTTTATTACGCTCTTAAAAGTTGCGGGACTTGCGCGTTCGACGTATTACTATCATTTAGCTTGTCTAAACCGGCCTGATAAATATCGTCAGGTTAAACAAATTATTCGGCAAGAATTTGCCCGCTCTCATCAAACTTATGGTTATCGTCGCATGAGATTTGTTTTAAAACAGCATCATGTTAAACTTTGTCTAGAAACTGTTCGTAAAATTATGTTTTCTATGGGTCTGAAAGTTACTCTTTTTTCAAAACATTCTGGGCGGTACAACTCATATCATGGTCATGTTGGACAGGTGGTACCTAACTTGCTCAAGCAACAATTCAAGGCCCATAAACCATATACTGTTTTGCATACTGACGTCAGTCAGTTTAAACTTACGTGTGGAAAATGGGGTTATATTTCGACAGTTATTGATGAGGCTAGTAATGAAGTTTTAGCCGCTAAAGTTAGTTCAACACCCAATCGTGTTTTAATCGATCAAACCCTTGAGACAGTCATTAAAAAGATTCCCGCAACCACTAAACCAATTCTACACTCTGATCAAGGGTGGCAATATCAAATGACCAATTATCAAGCTAAACTAAGACATCATCATTTCATTCAAAGCATGTCTCGTAAGGGAAATTGTTTAGACAATGCCCCAGTTGAGAGCTTTTTCAGTATGCTTAAACGTGAATGTTTAAGGCGCATTAAGGTTACTTCTCTCAATGAACTAAGTACGTTAGTGGAACATTATGTTGCTTGGTATAATACCCAGCGAATTTCACTTAAGCGGCATGGATTAACTCCAGTTGAATATCGTAAACAGTATCTAACTAACAATTAA